A stretch of Metabacillus sp. FJAT-52054 DNA encodes these proteins:
- a CDS encoding SDR family oxidoreductase: protein MNKIALITGASRLNGIGAALCRELGAAGHDIFFTAWSPFDQAVYEKNHVNEPGLLLDELRTIGVQAEMMDADLSDPAVPEMIFSEVIRRFGTEPDILINNAAFSMNKDILEMTALDMDRHYHVNVRGTALMCGAFARHFSKASGGRIVNMTSGQSRGPMPGEIPYAASKGAIDALTVSISAELAPMGITVNAVNPGPTDSGWMNSEIKEHLAPMFPFGRIGQPADAARLIRFLVSEEAAWITGQVLHSEGGFRR, encoded by the coding sequence ATGAATAAAATCGCGCTTATTACGGGGGCCTCCCGTTTAAATGGTATTGGAGCCGCTTTATGCAGAGAGCTGGGGGCGGCAGGACACGACATTTTCTTTACAGCATGGTCTCCATTTGATCAGGCTGTGTACGAGAAAAATCATGTAAATGAACCCGGATTATTGCTGGACGAACTGCGCACAATCGGAGTCCAAGCGGAAATGATGGACGCTGATTTATCTGACCCTGCGGTACCTGAAATGATTTTTAGTGAAGTAATAAGGAGATTCGGTACAGAACCTGACATCCTCATTAATAATGCCGCATTCAGCATGAATAAAGACATTTTGGAGATGACCGCCCTGGACATGGACCGTCATTATCACGTCAATGTCAGAGGAACCGCCCTCATGTGCGGAGCCTTCGCCCGCCATTTTTCTAAGGCGAGCGGAGGCCGCATCGTCAACATGACGTCCGGCCAATCACGCGGTCCCATGCCGGGTGAAATTCCATATGCCGCAAGCAAGGGAGCCATCGACGCTCTGACTGTATCCATTTCAGCTGAACTCGCACCAATGGGCATCACCGTAAACGCCGTCAACCCAGGCCCCACCGACAGCGGGTGGATGAACAGCGAGATAAAAGAGCACCTCGCGCCGATGTTTCCCTTCGGCCGAATCGGCCAGCCTGCAGACGCCGCGCGGCTCATCCGATTTTTAGTTAGTGAGGAAGCAGCCTGGATCACGGGGCAGGTGCTGCACTCGGAAGGCGGGTTTCGGAGGTAG
- a CDS encoding sterol desaturase family protein → MKSKGLYRDFFLHFDILVMGLIFIVLGAAVLIMNPSWLNFVFFCTGLIVFIFSEYLTHRFLFHLKPPKNRLFLQFLKRLHYDHHKYPNDLKLLFLPVWYSLPNFIVLAAIFYLFTANVISTAAFGMGLILMLLTYEWKHYVAHRPIKPLFGFGKWMKKTHQLHHFKNENYWYGVSNPIGDVLFGTLKDEKKVEMSQTAKDLEGKGGL, encoded by the coding sequence ATGAAAAGTAAAGGATTGTATCGTGATTTTTTCCTTCATTTTGATATTTTAGTAATGGGACTGATATTTATTGTCCTTGGTGCTGCTGTTCTAATTATGAATCCTTCCTGGCTGAATTTCGTTTTTTTCTGTACTGGATTAATCGTTTTTATTTTCAGCGAGTATTTAACACACCGCTTTCTTTTTCATCTTAAACCGCCAAAAAATCGTTTGTTTCTCCAGTTTTTAAAGCGTTTACATTACGATCATCACAAATATCCGAATGACTTAAAACTGTTATTTCTGCCGGTCTGGTACAGTCTTCCGAATTTTATTGTTTTGGCGGCCATTTTTTATCTTTTCACAGCGAATGTAATAAGTACAGCCGCTTTCGGCATGGGGCTGATTCTCATGCTGCTCACCTATGAGTGGAAGCACTATGTCGCCCACCGGCCGATCAAACCGCTTTTCGGATTCGGAAAATGGATGAAAAAAACCCATCAGCTTCACCATTTTAAAAATGAAAACTACTGGTATGGCGTCTCCAATCCAATCGGAGATGTTCTCTTTGGAACATTAAAGGATGAAAAAAAGGTAGAAATGAGTCAAACAGCGAAAGATTTAGAGGGAAAAGGTGGATTGTGA
- a CDS encoding GntR family transcriptional regulator, which translates to MGNVERASDFVEKELVQSILAHKLLPHTSLKPERELASIYGVGRPAVREAIQRMERDGWVTSRKGMPPTINDIWQHGNLMTIASLLKSYENIPREWISYMLELRISLTPAYIRDAVETNRAEAAALLIKADTLKHAAEDFAEFDWELQRGMARLSSNPIYLLIINSFTDCYIAMAVQYFDEENHRIASRKYYTDLLEAVLAGSSREAEAIARKMMQDSLVLWEAKNEELKK; encoded by the coding sequence ATGGGGAATGTGGAAAGGGCATCAGATTTTGTTGAAAAAGAACTCGTTCAATCCATTCTGGCGCACAAACTTTTGCCGCACACCTCTTTAAAGCCTGAGAGAGAGCTTGCTTCAATCTATGGGGTTGGCAGACCGGCTGTCAGGGAAGCGATCCAAAGAATGGAGCGTGATGGGTGGGTTACTTCGAGAAAAGGAATGCCGCCGACTATCAATGATATTTGGCAGCATGGGAATCTGATGACAATTGCCAGCCTGCTCAAATCCTATGAGAATATTCCGCGGGAATGGATTAGCTATATGCTGGAGCTGAGGATCTCACTCACCCCTGCCTATATTCGGGATGCCGTTGAAACGAATCGGGCAGAGGCCGCTGCTCTCTTAATCAAAGCCGATACTCTTAAGCATGCCGCTGAAGATTTTGCGGAATTTGACTGGGAGCTTCAACGGGGAATGGCGAGATTGTCCTCTAATCCAATATATTTGCTCATTATTAATAGTTTTACAGATTGTTATATAGCGATGGCTGTGCAGTATTTTGATGAGGAGAATCATCGAATTGCTTCAAGGAAGTATTACACGGATTTGCTGGAGGCTGTTCTCGCCGGGAGTTCAAGGGAAGCGGAAGCAATCGCAAGGAAGATGATGCAGGATAGTCTGGTGTTATGGGAAGCTAAAAATGAGGAGCTGAAAAAATGA
- a CDS encoding iron-sulfur cluster biosynthesis family protein yields MIKLTEHAKQKLNEAPEGTVFAIPFDPGSCDIVNNVYEIKGMKDRDLEGREKKISAEGYDFIVDKDFEEGFDHELEIDFSNNHFVLRNKNQIFNSRVRLTVE; encoded by the coding sequence ATGATTAAGCTAACCGAACATGCAAAACAGAAGCTGAATGAGGCGCCGGAGGGCACAGTCTTTGCCATTCCTTTTGATCCCGGAAGCTGCGATATCGTAAACAATGTTTATGAAATCAAAGGAATGAAGGACCGCGATCTGGAAGGCCGCGAAAAGAAAATTTCAGCCGAAGGATACGATTTTATCGTTGACAAGGATTTCGAAGAAGGCTTTGATCATGAACTGGAGATCGATTTCTCCAATAACCACTTTGTCCTCCGCAATAAAAATCAGATTTTTAACAGCCGGGTGAGATTAACAGTCGAATAG
- a CDS encoding SDR family oxidoreductase, translating to MDLNLKGKLAVVTGSTGGIGKETAKSFLQEGATVIVNGRTEEKVQKVVDELSAFGTVHGIAADLSNLEGSNDFISKVNEIGPVDILVNNLAFFEVKSFEEVTDEEWEDYFQTNIMSAVRLSRKFLPDMLKRNSGRLLNLASEAGVKPLPQMIPYSVTKTALISLSRGLAELTKGTNVTVNSVLPGPTWTEGVENFMKGAAESEGKDLEPFTKDYFKENEPTSLIQRFATVEEVASTILFLASDKASAINGSAQRVEGGIIRSL from the coding sequence TTGGATTTAAATCTAAAAGGTAAATTAGCTGTTGTAACAGGATCAACAGGGGGTATAGGTAAAGAAACAGCAAAAAGCTTTCTTCAGGAAGGTGCCACAGTCATTGTTAATGGAAGAACAGAAGAAAAAGTACAAAAAGTTGTGGACGAGCTATCCGCATTTGGAACGGTGCATGGAATTGCAGCGGATCTTTCAAATCTTGAAGGAAGCAATGATTTCATTTCAAAAGTGAATGAAATCGGACCAGTTGATATATTGGTCAACAATCTTGCCTTTTTCGAAGTGAAATCATTTGAAGAGGTGACAGATGAAGAATGGGAAGATTACTTCCAAACCAACATTATGAGTGCCGTAAGACTCTCACGCAAATTTTTGCCGGATATGCTGAAACGAAACAGCGGACGCCTTCTTAACCTTGCAAGTGAAGCCGGAGTTAAGCCTTTGCCGCAGATGATTCCTTATTCGGTAACCAAAACAGCTCTCATTTCTCTTTCAAGAGGATTGGCAGAATTGACAAAGGGAACAAACGTTACGGTAAACTCTGTCCTGCCGGGGCCAACCTGGACAGAGGGTGTCGAGAACTTTATGAAAGGCGCAGCCGAATCGGAAGGAAAAGATCTCGAGCCGTTCACGAAAGATTATTTTAAAGAAAATGAGCCAACTTCATTGATTCAGCGTTTTGCAACTGTTGAAGAAGTGGCCAGTACCATTTTGTTTTTAGCTTCGGATAAGGCTTCTGCCATTAATGGCTCTGCCCAGAGGGTCGAGGGAGGCATTATTCGTTCTTTATAA
- a CDS encoding DNA/RNA non-specific endonuclease, producing MTIIRVKEPQKQWNQASSAQQEQQAMKRYEHRSNEREKLAKKLETKNPLEVDTPERAAYRQALVNPRDGLALERIVGENNLFPISYLESGIQASKSVCRIEVRDRIGRVLGHGTGFLVSPSLLLTNHHVLVDEDAALNSLAQFNYELDLNLREKQIKSFRITPERLFITNEEMDFTLTAVEEISADGSPLSDFGFLPLHAQSGKGLVGEYVSIIQHPSGAPKSLAIRDNKITDVFDDYIHYSTDTQEGSSGSPVLNDEWVIVALHHAGVPDPENPEEYTANEGIRISSIVKFLSEQKASLKEHQKELLSEILGDIKAEQANPKPVKVEKLKPSRYEKATGYDSKFLGTKHAVSLPKLSKDQEADAAPVKAGGNVLDYTHFSLVMSKKRRIAYYTVVNIDGKQLKEIERDKDSWYYDPRIDEKYQAGEELYSRNDLDRGHLVRRRDPVWGSDAKKANDDTFHFTNCSPQHKNLNQKTWLELENYILDNAENHQFKATIFTGPVFRDDDLVYRDIQIPAEFWKVAVMVKEDDTLSATAYLQSQKNLIDDLEFAYGEYKTYQVPLSKIESLTGLQFKDLKKSDPIEKLESAVGRVIEGPEDIEI from the coding sequence ATGACAATCATTCGTGTGAAAGAGCCGCAGAAGCAGTGGAACCAAGCATCTTCAGCCCAACAGGAACAGCAGGCGATGAAAAGGTATGAGCATCGTTCCAATGAACGTGAAAAACTGGCAAAAAAGCTGGAGACAAAGAATCCTCTTGAAGTCGATACGCCTGAAAGAGCCGCTTACCGGCAAGCACTTGTCAACCCTCGAGATGGCTTAGCACTTGAACGAATTGTTGGTGAAAACAACCTGTTTCCGATTTCTTATTTGGAATCCGGAATTCAAGCTTCAAAATCCGTGTGCAGAATTGAAGTGAGAGACCGGATCGGCAGAGTGCTTGGACATGGCACAGGTTTTCTCGTTTCACCTTCTCTTCTGCTTACAAATCACCACGTCTTGGTTGACGAGGATGCTGCATTAAACAGTTTGGCTCAATTCAACTATGAATTGGATCTAAATTTAAGAGAAAAGCAGATTAAAAGCTTTCGTATCACTCCTGAAAGATTGTTCATTACGAATGAAGAAATGGATTTTACACTGACAGCGGTTGAAGAAATTTCAGCCGATGGCTCTCCATTAAGTGATTTTGGCTTTCTTCCGCTGCATGCCCAGTCTGGAAAAGGGCTTGTTGGAGAATATGTTTCAATTATTCAGCATCCGTCAGGCGCACCTAAATCCTTAGCTATTCGCGATAATAAAATAACGGATGTTTTCGATGATTACATTCATTATTCTACTGATACACAAGAAGGTTCTTCCGGGTCACCCGTTTTAAACGATGAATGGGTCATAGTGGCTCTTCACCATGCCGGCGTACCCGATCCTGAAAATCCGGAGGAATATACAGCAAATGAAGGAATTCGAATCAGCAGCATCGTTAAATTTCTTTCAGAGCAAAAAGCATCTCTTAAAGAGCACCAAAAGGAGCTGCTATCTGAAATCCTTGGAGATATAAAAGCCGAGCAAGCGAATCCTAAACCGGTGAAAGTGGAAAAATTAAAGCCTTCCCGATATGAAAAAGCAACTGGATATGACAGCAAATTCCTTGGCACCAAACACGCGGTTTCACTGCCTAAGCTCTCAAAGGATCAGGAAGCGGATGCCGCCCCAGTGAAAGCCGGAGGGAACGTGCTTGATTACACACATTTTTCCCTTGTTATGAGTAAAAAGAGAAGAATTGCTTACTATACGGTTGTCAATATAGATGGAAAACAGCTGAAGGAGATCGAACGGGATAAAGACTCCTGGTATTACGATCCCCGTATTGATGAAAAGTATCAAGCAGGTGAGGAATTATACAGCCGTAACGACTTGGATCGCGGCCATCTGGTTAGAAGAAGAGATCCGGTATGGGGATCAGATGCAAAAAAAGCAAATGATGATACGTTCCATTTTACAAACTGCTCCCCTCAGCATAAAAATTTGAACCAAAAAACGTGGCTTGAGCTTGAAAATTACATCCTGGACAATGCCGAAAACCATCAGTTTAAAGCCACCATTTTTACTGGGCCGGTCTTCAGAGATGATGATCTTGTCTATCGCGATATTCAAATTCCGGCTGAGTTTTGGAAAGTGGCGGTCATGGTAAAAGAAGACGACACCCTCTCCGCTACCGCCTACCTTCAGTCACAAAAGAATTTAATTGATGATCTGGAATTTGCATACGGAGAGTATAAAACGTATCAGGTTCCTTTATCAAAAATCGAGTCTTTAACAGGCCTTCAGTTTAAAGATCTTAAAAAGAGCGATCCGATTGAAAAGCTTGAATCGGCTGTCGGACGGGTCATTGAAGGACCGGAAGATATTGAAATCTAA
- a CDS encoding helix-turn-helix domain-containing protein yields MTRTKDKFFNCEKELTLSVIGGKWKMLILWHLGKEGTKRFGELKSLMPGITQRMLVNQLRELEEDGIVHREVYPVVPPKVEYSLTIQGESLMPILEAMYDWGKNYMSELEENPLGKTAQK; encoded by the coding sequence ATGACACGAACGAAAGATAAATTTTTTAATTGTGAAAAAGAATTAACCCTTTCCGTTATCGGCGGAAAGTGGAAAATGCTGATTCTTTGGCATCTTGGAAAAGAAGGGACAAAGCGTTTTGGAGAACTTAAATCGCTCATGCCTGGAATTACACAGCGTATGCTTGTAAACCAGCTTCGGGAGCTTGAAGAGGACGGGATTGTGCACAGGGAAGTATATCCTGTAGTTCCGCCAAAAGTAGAATATTCCCTCACAATTCAGGGAGAGAGTCTGATGCCCATTCTTGAAGCTATGTATGACTGGGGTAAAAATTATATGAGTGAGTTAGAAGAGAATCCGCTTGGAAAAACGGCTCAAAAATAA
- the hxlA gene encoding 3-hexulose-6-phosphate synthase, translating into MELQLALDLVNIPEAIELVKEVEEHIDIVEIGTPVVINEGLKAVKEMKAAFPNLKVLADLKIMDAAGYEVMKASEAGADIITILGAAEDMSIKGAVEEAKKQNKKILVDMIAVKDIETRAKELDAIGVDYICVHTGYDLQAVGQNSFEDLKTIKRVVKNAKTAVAGGIKMDTLPEVIKASPDLVIVGGGITGQDDKKATAAKMQKLIKQG; encoded by the coding sequence ATGGAATTGCAGCTCGCATTAGACCTCGTGAACATTCCAGAGGCCATTGAATTGGTTAAAGAAGTAGAGGAACACATCGATATCGTCGAGATCGGCACGCCCGTTGTAATAAATGAAGGACTTAAGGCAGTAAAAGAAATGAAAGCAGCATTTCCTAATTTGAAGGTTTTAGCTGACCTGAAAATTATGGATGCAGCCGGATACGAAGTGATGAAGGCTTCTGAAGCTGGTGCAGACATCATTACCATTCTTGGAGCAGCTGAAGATATGTCTATAAAAGGCGCTGTAGAAGAAGCAAAAAAACAAAACAAAAAAATTCTTGTAGACATGATTGCTGTTAAAGACATTGAAACACGTGCAAAAGAACTGGACGCAATCGGCGTAGATTACATTTGCGTTCATACTGGATATGACCTTCAAGCAGTTGGCCAAAACTCCTTTGAAGATCTTAAAACCATTAAACGTGTCGTCAAAAATGCAAAAACAGCAGTAGCCGGCGGAATTAAAATGGATACATTGCCAGAAGTAATCAAAGCCAGCCCGGATTTAGTCATTGTTGGAGGCGGCATCACTGGTCAAGATGATAAAAAAGCAACAGCCGCTAAAATGCAAAAACTGATAAAGCAAGGGTAA
- the hxlB gene encoding 6-phospho-3-hexuloisomerase yields MQTAEFFRTILNELNAAADALNEQESAELVDKILASNKIFVAGAGRSGLMAKSFVMRMMHMGLDAYAVGETTTPQFEENDLIIIPSGSGETKSLVSMAEKAHSIGGSIACVTISPESTLGKIADFTVKLPGAPKDQSGERKETIQPMGSLFEQTLLLFFDAVILKFMEKKGLDSKTMYGKHANLE; encoded by the coding sequence ATGCAGACCGCTGAATTCTTCCGCACCATTCTCAATGAATTGAATGCTGCAGCAGATGCACTGAACGAGCAGGAATCCGCTGAGCTTGTCGATAAAATCTTGGCATCGAACAAGATTTTTGTTGCAGGCGCCGGCCGCTCCGGGTTAATGGCCAAATCCTTCGTCATGAGAATGATGCACATGGGGCTCGACGCTTACGCCGTTGGCGAAACGACTACTCCCCAATTTGAAGAGAACGATCTTATCATCATCCCATCCGGATCAGGAGAAACCAAAAGTCTTGTTTCCATGGCTGAAAAAGCGCATTCGATCGGAGGCAGCATAGCCTGTGTCACTATTTCACCCGAGTCCACTCTTGGCAAAATAGCGGATTTCACCGTAAAACTGCCTGGAGCACCAAAGGATCAATCCGGAGAACGGAAAGAAACGATCCAGCCGATGGGTTCACTTTTTGAACAAACCCTGCTTCTTTTTTTCGATGCCGTAATCCTGAAGTTCATGGAGAAAAAAGGACTCGATTCGAAAACGATGTATGGAAAGCATGCGAATTTGGAATAA
- a CDS encoding Ger(x)C family spore germination protein, with amino-acid sequence MKKIMLAVLAGLQIFISGCWDQRLLKDSRLVFGTGIDLVEDEQLYVTATIRDFIGGIPNNSIVHTKAHTLRESRMIMDRKVSGQFDPSKNRIFLLGENLAKSDIYSYLDVLYRDSNSSVSSKVAVAKGDASEILDMGMVGNVLISEYLIEIIESQEKSTVSPIHSLQTICTLMFDEGKDFGLPLVKKELNEVTVDGIALFHDKVLSGYLSVDESTLLLLLMGAKAKSARYVNRIHDGEKPEKNNYITYSFLKVKSGMNVIHATPGNIKAEVKMKAEIDVAEYPQDSLTNEKLVKAINKKISEQLTAEAKSVISKIQEANSDMFGIGRELMAYYPHVWKNLDWEKEYPSIEILPKVEVTVTEHGVIN; translated from the coding sequence ATGAAGAAAATCATGCTCGCGGTATTGGCTGGTTTGCAAATCTTTATATCTGGATGCTGGGATCAGCGCCTGCTCAAGGATAGCAGACTTGTTTTTGGGACGGGAATTGATCTGGTTGAGGATGAACAATTATACGTGACGGCCACGATTAGAGACTTCATTGGCGGAATTCCGAATAATTCGATTGTTCATACAAAAGCTCATACATTAAGGGAATCCAGGATGATCATGGACAGGAAGGTATCCGGCCAATTTGATCCTTCAAAAAACAGAATTTTTCTCCTTGGTGAAAATCTTGCAAAAAGTGATATCTATTCATATCTGGATGTGCTGTACAGAGACTCCAATAGTTCGGTTTCTTCCAAGGTGGCTGTAGCAAAAGGGGATGCAAGTGAAATTTTAGATATGGGAATGGTTGGGAATGTGCTCATTTCCGAGTATTTGATTGAAATCATTGAAAGCCAGGAAAAATCGACGGTTAGCCCTATTCATAGCCTGCAGACGATCTGTACCCTGATGTTTGATGAAGGAAAAGACTTTGGTCTTCCTTTGGTAAAAAAAGAGTTAAATGAAGTAACCGTGGATGGCATAGCTCTTTTTCATGATAAAGTTCTGTCTGGATATCTTTCTGTTGATGAATCAACGCTATTGCTTTTATTAATGGGGGCAAAGGCTAAATCTGCAAGATATGTTAACCGTATTCATGATGGAGAGAAGCCTGAAAAAAATAACTATATCACCTATTCATTCCTAAAAGTGAAGTCCGGAATGAACGTAATCCATGCAACTCCCGGAAATATAAAGGCTGAAGTAAAAATGAAGGCTGAAATTGATGTGGCAGAATACCCGCAGGATTCTTTGACAAATGAAAAATTAGTTAAAGCAATAAATAAGAAAATCTCAGAGCAGCTTACAGCCGAAGCTAAATCCGTCATCAGCAAAATCCAGGAAGCAAACAGTGATATGTTTGGAATCGGGAGAGAATTAATGGCTTACTATCCTCACGTATGGAAGAATCTTGACTGGGAAAAAGAATATCCATCCATAGAAATCCTTCCAAAAGTTGAAGTTACAGTGACAGAGCATGGGGTGATCAATTAA